The Desulfomonile tiedjei genomic sequence TGCGCGAAGCGAACCGCATCGATTGCGAAAAGAACCCCGAATGATGCGGTTCCCGTTGGTCACCGCATCCTACTTGCTCAACACTCAGTCATCACGAGCTTGGCGTCCCTTGAGGCGGCTTCTCCGAAAGATGGAGTTTTTCATCTTTGCCGGTGGTCACGTAGAGCCTTGGCAAGGCTCGGTTCGCGGGGCCTCGCTTCACATTACCTTCAATATCGAATTCACTGCCGTGGCAAGGACATTCGAACAATTGGCGGTCGGGGTTCCATTTCTGGCGGCATCCAAGGTGGGTGCAGCGATCGTCCAGAGCGAGCAGGCTTTCATCGGCTTGCCGTTTCGTAATCCACGCTCCGGCTTCCGGAACATGGAGAGGCACCTCAGGCTGGAGCTTGTTCAGAATGTCAGTGGATGCTTCTCTGCTCCGTGTACCGCTGGAATTGAAGGACACAAACCTCCCGATGCCCCACGCGGCCATCAGCGCGGTAACGGCGGACAACAGTATCGTGAAATGTTTCAGGAAAGAGCGTCTGGTGGGAATATTGTCTTCGGACAATCTGAGCACCTGGAAAGTTGGGTCGTTTCAAGACCTGGGATTTTCTGTGAAGAGTTTACGGGGAGGTCCTTTTTGCAAACGGAATTGTTCACTTTACAAAGAATGCTCCACTTCTGTCGAAATCATCGCGGCGATCACAGGCTATCCGCTCTTGTTCTCATCTCTTGCTCATGTAGGGGCGACCGGTGGTCGCCCAAATGCGGGCGCACGCCATGCGCGCCGTACAGGAATGGGAGACTCAGGTCCGGATGATGACAAGCTATCAGTCTCTTCTTTGCCAAACGCATAATCCCGTTTGCAGAAAGGGCCTTCCCCCACCGTTGGCTGAACGTCTTGCAGGATTTGAAGTTTCCGCAGAAATCAGTGCGTGTCAGCACAAAATCATGAATATTCTTTTCGCTGTATCGCTTCCGTTGCGGAAGCGATACAGCGAAAAGCGCACAAAAAATTTTTGGAGAGGGGGTGTGGGGGAGGCCCTTTTTCTAAAAAGGGCCTCCCCCACATTTTCCTTTAGCATCCTGACTCGGGCAGTTTGGCTGGTTTCTTTGCCGATCCTTCGGCTTTCCCGGCTTTCATGGCCTTTTCGGCTTCTTCTTTGGTCTTGAAGGGACCCTGCAAGATCATTTTGGCATCGTCAGGCTTCTTGTCCACGACTGCGGCCTTGCCGCTGGCGTCCTTGACCACATAGAAGTCCGCAGCTATCGCCATGGTCGCCATACCAAAAGCCACCAACGCTACCATTACCACGACGTACTTGATCATTTTACTCATTAATCCTGCCTCCTTCTGGGTTTAATTACCCTTTCTTTAGCACGAAACGCCAGCGGTTACACAAATTATTTGTCGTACGGCGCCCACTTCTCGGCAAGGCCTGCCAACCAAAATGCTGCGAGGGCCATTACAACCACCGCGGCGACCATCCACTCGACGGGGACACCAAATGCTTGCGCCAGCGTGATACGCCCGAGGTCCGAACTCTTGTAGAAGCCGCCCCAAACGGGAAACCCCGCGGCGAAAATCCATATACCGGAGATCATCCCCGCCAGAAAAACCACAGCGTCCACTTTTCCGGAGACCACTCCCACAGCCGCGGTGCCCGGACAGTAGCCCCCGATGAGGAAGCCAAGTCCAAACAGGATTCCACCGACCAGTTGCGGCCAGAGGTAAGTCTTGAGCAGGGAATAATCGAGCAACATGGAATAGTCGAAAAGTCCGATCCACGTGAGGATAAGCATTCCCACCATGCAAGTGACCATAGCTGAAAACATCACCCGTAACACTCGCATGTCGCGGAAATAGAAGATATTGGTCAGATTGCG encodes the following:
- a CDS encoding ubiquinol-cytochrome c reductase iron-sulfur subunit, which codes for MSEDNIPTRRSFLKHFTILLSAVTALMAAWGIGRFVSFNSSGTRSREASTDILNKLQPEVPLHVPEAGAWITKRQADESLLALDDRCTHLGCRQKWNPDRQLFECPCHGSEFDIEGNVKRGPANRALPRLYVTTGKDEKLHLSEKPPQGTPSS
- a CDS encoding YeeE/YedE family protein, with protein sequence MTGPIYMSGALGFTTSLWIALGIGILFGFVLERAGFGDARNLTNIFYFRDMRVLRVMFSAMVTCMVGMLILTWIGLFDYSMLLDYSLLKTYLWPQLVGGILFGLGFLIGGYCPGTAAVGVVSGKVDAVVFLAGMISGIWIFAAGFPVWGGFYKSSDLGRITLAQAFGVPVEWMVAAVVVMALAAFWLAGLAEKWAPYDK